GGGCCGATTACATCCGATCCTGGAACGGGCGGCTGCCCTCGGATGTGGATTGATCTTCGACATGGAACAAGCAGAGACGAAAACCTTGCTGCTCGAGATATTCCGGAACCTCTTCGACGAACCGGCGTTTCGGACATTTCCACACGCCGGGGTGGCACTGCAGGCCTATCATCGGGAAACCGACCAGGACATTCGATCCCTCATCGCCTGGACAGCACGACGGAATTGTCCGATCACCATTCGATTGGTGAAGGGAGCCTATTGGGATTCGGACACCATCCGCTATCGCCAGGCTGGATGGCCGATCCCTCTGTTCGAGCACAAAGCAGAGACCGATGCGAACTATGAGGCGCTCGTCCCCTTGCTCCTGGATCACCGTCAAGTCATCCGTCCGGCGTTCGGCACCCACAATCTGCGGACGTTGGCTGTCATCGAAGCAGCGTTGGATGCGCGCCAGTGCGATCCGGAGACGATCGAATATCAAATGATTTATGGGATGGCCGAACCGTTTCAGCATGCCATGGTGACGCACCGCCGACGGGTGCGACTCTATGCACCGGTCGGTCGGCTGTTGCCGGGGATGGCCTATTTGGTCCGGCGCCTGTTGGAAAATACGTCGAACGAATCATTTCTACGGAAAGAGTATGTGGAGTCACAGTCGTTGGCGAGCCTGCTCGCGCCGCCGATTGTCCCCTCTTCCACGTTGCCGTCCTCTGGGGAACACGATTCGTTTTTCAATGAGCCACACAGCGACTTTTCCCAACAGGAAGTCCGTACAGCGATGCAGACCGCCATCGACCGGGTGCGAACCGATCTGGGGCGAACCTGGCCTATCAGTGTTCGCGGGAAACGGCTGACTGGTTCCCTGATCATGTCGCGTAATCCAGCGCGGCCTGACGAACTCGTCGCGACCGTTCAGGCAGCCTCACCGGCCGATGTGGCTACCGTGATCGGCACTGCAGTGCCGGCTGGTGCAGCTTGGGGGCGACGTCCCGCAGCGGAACGGATCGCGGTGATGCGACGCGCTGCGGAACTCATGCGCACGCGCCGGTACGATCTGGCTGCCTGGGAAATGCACGAAGTGGGAAAACCCTGGCGAGAAGCCGACGCCGACGTGGCCGAGGCCATCGACTTTTTGGAGTTCTATGCCCAGCACATGTCGCGTCTCAGTGAGCCGTTGCGACTCGGACAGTATCCCGGAGAATTGAATCAGCGATGGTATTGTCCGCGTGGCGTGACCGCGGTGATCGCTCCCTGGAACTTTCCGTTGGCGATTCCAGCCGGCATGATCAGTGCGGCCCTGGTAACCGGCAACGCAGTCCTGTTCAAACCTTCCGAGCGTGCCTCCCTATTGGGAACTCTGTTGACAGACCTGTTCCATGAAGCCGGCGTGCCCGCCGATGTCTTGTATGGCCTCCCCGGAGGCCCTGAGATCGGACGGGCCTTGTCCGAGCGGCCGGAAATCGCCACGATCGCCTTCACTGGCTCCAAGGAGGTGGGCCTGAGATTATGGGCAGGCGCGGCAACGATCCAGCCGGAACAGCAATTGATCAAACGGGTGGTCGCCGAGATGGGCGGGAAAAACGCCATCATCGTCGATGACACAGCCGATCTCGACGAAGCCATCGCCGGCGTGGTCACCTCGTTCACAAGCTATGCGGGTCAGAAGTGTTCTGCTTGTTCCCGCGCCATTGTGTTGGGCAGCAGCTACGACCAGTTCCTTGCGCGACTGCGTGATGCCGTGATGAGCCTCACGCTGGGTGACCCGTGCGATCCCGGCACGCAAGTCGGTCCCGTGATCGATGACCGGGCACAGCGGCGTATCGAGGAATTCATCAGCCTGGGCATGGCGACTCACCGAGTGATCGTTCGCCGCACGACAGAGAGACCGGGGTTGTTCGTAGGCCCGACGGTGTTCGCCGACGTCAGGCCGGATGATCGGTTGGCGCAGGAAGAAATCTTCGGTCCGGTGCTGGTGGTCATGAACGCGAGGACCATGGCGGAGGCGTTAGAGATGGCCAACGCGACCAGCTATGCCCTAACCGGTGGAGTCTACTCACGGAGCCCCGCGAATCTCGAGATGGCTCGTCAGCAATTCGATGTGGGGAACCTCTATGTAAACCGCCCAATCACCGGAGCGCTCGTTGCTCGGCAACCCTTCGGTGGACACCGCTTTTCAGGGGTAGGAGCAAAGGCAGGCGGGGAAGACTACTTGACCCAATTCATGATCACCCGCATCACAAGTGAGAACACCCTCCGTCGAGGATTCGAGTCGCCTCAATGAGCCTTCGCAGATTTTATTTCGTACTCTTCCAGCTCTTCCGTGATCTCCGTCACCACACCACGGTCTTCTTTAATGGCGGACAGTTCCTGGCGCTCCGCATATTTCACGAGGCCGACCCCTTTGGCAAACCACGCCGTCATCACATCGATACCTGAAACGGTGTGTTGACTGCCGGACAGGTGAATGCGCATGTTCATACGCGCTTCGACTTTAACCGCATCCTGGAACGTTCCGGCCGGCACCGTGATGGGTTCCCGACTGATCACCTTGCTCCACCCCTGCGTATCCACCGTTTCGTCCGTTCCGTCACGATCTATATCGCTCCCAAAATCGAGACCTGTTCGATCGAACTGTTGGAACGACGACGGGACTTTGAGCGGAAACCGGAAAATCTGATAAGGCGTAATCTGTTTCTCCAGCGGCGTACCCGGCTCGGATCCATAATAGACAATACCGACCACATCCCGACGATAAAAACTATCCGACTCTCCATGATTGCCAGGATTCGTGTCGTGAAACACGGTCACAGCCACCCCCTTGAGGGTCTTAGTTCCGGAGACCGTGGAGACATTCTCAAAAAACTTCCGCTCGATCGTCTGCAACGGGCCCTCGCTGATCTGCCCACGATAGGTCCACCGACTGCCAAGCGTATCAGGGAAATACTCCTCAGACTTCGAAATGGTGACTGACTCTTCCGCTCCACACAGCCCAGACCAGGCCAATAGACCTACCAGCAAGCAGAGTCCCGCCGCCCATACCTGACTGAAAACAAATCCTCGTTTCGCCATCATGTGTACTCCAGAAGAGAGGCTGTGACCGTACCATAGGACTCCCGAGAGCGGCAAGCTGATGGGTACTCTTGTTAAGACAGACCTCATGCTTGCCTTGACTTGGCTCTCATCGCGTGATTCATCGGCATGTTCTCTACGGCTTGAATGGCCATCAGTATGCACCCCCGCAGTACCTCAGGTCATCAGACTGATACCGGCATATAGAGGTGCACGCCTGGACTTTTCTTAAAATGAGCATCCAGAGTGTAGAGACGGCAGTCGTGCTCGATCGCCAAAGAGGCAATGAGCAGATCTGACAGTGGCAGGGTTATGCCTTTGCGGAGCAGATACGCCGAAAGATCACCGGCTTGAGACCAAGTGGCTTGAATGACTTCGAAGTACCGCAAAGCCAGGAGAGCTTCTGAGAGGGTGGTTCGTTCGGGCTGGGTCCGGCAGCCCTGCAGCAATTCAGCCAGCACAACACCGACCAGGGCGACCTCATCTGTGTCAATGAGCACATCGAGGACGATCTTTCAGGGGAGTCCACTCGGTTAAAGAAGGGAATCCAAACAGACGTGTCAGCGTTGACTCTGTCGGCGGTGAGTTAACGAGACCTGATGGCGAATCTCGGCCTGTTCCAGACTCTTCCAGTCAAGGTCGAGATGAATCGTGCCGCTTAATGATTTCAACTGATCCAACTTCTTCCGCCGAATCATTTCCGCCGCGGCCTGATGGATCGCCTCAGTTTTGGTTTTCGCGGCAGTCACAGTCATCAGTTCCCGAATGAGTTTCTCATTCAAATCCAGCGTCGTACGCATGAGCCACTCCTCTCCCAGTATGCCTGTATCGTATGCAGCGAGTATGCAGATGTCAAACGATCTTAATGAGTAAACAAGCTGTGCCGGTGAAGAGGATACACTACGCTGGCTTCCGAAGAGGTTTGTGGCCCACGAGGTAGAAGATCGCGCTTCCGACCCGAGAGAGAAAAGGGACAACACAGCATGTCCCTATTTACTTTGTACAGTCCCCCATAATATTGCAATATGAGTATCTGACCACATGGATCAATTCTGGCCCTTTCTTACAAAGTCACATCCCTCTTTGTCTCATATAGCTGCACCGAAACCTTGAGGTCTTGCAGCGATCGTTCTAGCGTGGTGGCTGGCCTATTTCGCAGCTCGACCCAGTTGATAGGAAAAGCAATGCCCGTTACATGGTTCATGCATTGCCAAACATGTTCCGGTTTGAAGCGGTCAGGTTTTCGCCGCAGTGTGTAGTTGCTACCTTGTTCGCACTCCAAGGGAGATCCCTCTTGAAAGAATACCCACCTATTCCCATCCTCATAGCAGTGAATAACTCGACGGTTGGACCCATCAACGTAGTAATTGAACTGTCTCCCTCGATTGTGCCCGACTGCGGAGATTGCCTCACATTTGAGGTGTTGACTCAAACCGACTATATGGGAATCACAATCCGAAAGGCGCATGTCACAGGTAAGCAAGCTCCATTCTCCAAGTTGAACCGTTAAATACCGTGTCACAAAGGACTTGATCGGGAGGATATATTCTAGCGCCTTCCGGAAATCTGAAAATTCCTGCTTCTCAACGGGGCCAAATCTGGAAAGTTGTTTTGCAAGAGCGGCCGCGACAGCCTCCTCGGGAGCCTTCACAACATGGTAAACCTTCAAGTGCTCACTCAGCAGCTCCTCCTCTGTAGAACTCAGGAAGTGAGTCATTAGGGTCGTACTCCTACATTTCTGACAGCCGCATGAGTTGTGAGTTGCAGGGTCGGATTTTGACTCGTGCATTACCGTCAAAAACGACTGCTCCTTGCCACACGGCGTAGTGGTCTCCCCGGGCTACTGTACGCCAGGTCGCTGAGTCCGCCAACAGGTCTGCAAGAATTCGCCGAGCATCATCAATTTGGTCGGCTCCGTGAGGTGAACGGAGACCGAAATTCTTCTGACTTGGCTCCGGACTTCAGACAGTGGCACGGTGACATATGGGGACTGTACGGCTCAAGGTCTGACTCGGTTTTACGTTCTGCGTTGAGCCTCTTAGCCGCGCGAGAACGCCACTGGTGACGGTGAGGGAGAAGAAGCAAAGGTAGGGGAACCTAGCCCGGATAATTCACG
Above is a window of Candidatus Nitrospira nitrosa DNA encoding:
- a CDS encoding proline dehydrogenase family protein, with product MNPSVHEAAVARIGQHLAQLSAGRTPTLFDSHWWSHSVINLAMKDPAFKVQLFRFIDVLPAVASDQAVVRLAEEYFGALHGQVFGLQWGFKALAATNVGAAITGKSIRHQVEQMARTFIAGGSVEDALPVLANLWKNGRAWSVDLLGEATISDVEADRYRDRCLDALTQLGQTVRTWPSSTMLERDHLGALPRAQLSLKISALTSRLDPIDLLDTYRAVAGRLHPILERAAALGCGLIFDMEQAETKTLLLEIFRNLFDEPAFRTFPHAGVALQAYHRETDQDIRSLIAWTARRNCPITIRLVKGAYWDSDTIRYRQAGWPIPLFEHKAETDANYEALVPLLLDHRQVIRPAFGTHNLRTLAVIEAALDARQCDPETIEYQMIYGMAEPFQHAMVTHRRRVRLYAPVGRLLPGMAYLVRRLLENTSNESFLRKEYVESQSLASLLAPPIVPSSTLPSSGEHDSFFNEPHSDFSQQEVRTAMQTAIDRVRTDLGRTWPISVRGKRLTGSLIMSRNPARPDELVATVQAASPADVATVIGTAVPAGAAWGRRPAAERIAVMRRAAELMRTRRYDLAAWEMHEVGKPWREADADVAEAIDFLEFYAQHMSRLSEPLRLGQYPGELNQRWYCPRGVTAVIAPWNFPLAIPAGMISAALVTGNAVLFKPSERASLLGTLLTDLFHEAGVPADVLYGLPGGPEIGRALSERPEIATIAFTGSKEVGLRLWAGAATIQPEQQLIKRVVAEMGGKNAIIVDDTADLDEAIAGVVTSFTSYAGQKCSACSRAIVLGSSYDQFLARLRDAVMSLTLGDPCDPGTQVGPVIDDRAQRRIEEFISLGMATHRVIVRRTTERPGLFVGPTVFADVRPDDRLAQEEIFGPVLVVMNARTMAEALEMANATSYALTGGVYSRSPANLEMARQQFDVGNLYVNRPITGALVARQPFGGHRFSGVGAKAGGEDYLTQFMITRITSENTLRRGFESPQ
- a CDS encoding TapB family protein; amino-acid sequence: MMAKRGFVFSQVWAAGLCLLVGLLAWSGLCGAEESVTISKSEEYFPDTLGSRWTYRGQISEGPLQTIERKFFENVSTVSGTKTLKGVAVTVFHDTNPGNHGESDSFYRRDVVGIVYYGSEPGTPLEKQITPYQIFRFPLKVPSSFQQFDRTGLDFGSDIDRDGTDETVDTQGWSKVISREPITVPAGTFQDAVKVEARMNMRIHLSGSQHTVSGIDVMTAWFAKGVGLVKYAERQELSAIKEDRGVVTEITEELEEYEIKSAKAH
- a CDS encoding PIN domain-containing protein; translated protein: MLIDTDEVALVGVVLAELLQGCRTQPERTTLSEALLALRYFEVIQATWSQAGDLSAYLLRKGITLPLSDLLIASLAIEHDCRLYTLDAHFKKSPGVHLYMPVSV
- a CDS encoding type II toxin-antitoxin system VapB family antitoxin; the protein is MRTTLDLNEKLIRELMTVTAAKTKTEAIHQAAAEMIRRKKLDQLKSLSGTIHLDLDWKSLEQAEIRHQVSLTHRRQSQR